Proteins found in one Acipenser ruthenus chromosome 18, fAciRut3.2 maternal haplotype, whole genome shotgun sequence genomic segment:
- the LOC117417281 gene encoding protein O-mannosyl-transferase 2-like isoform X2 has translation MAEVTCSFVFTNAQRLFIRLFPVFLHCDVCYLFVGLWFTYRWDETHFGKMGSYYINQTFFFDVHPPLGKMLIGLAGYLTGYDGSFPFAKPGDKFEEHNYAGMRAFCALLGSCLPPFAYLTVLELSKSLPAALITASLLIFDTGCITISQYILLDPILMFFILGSVLSMVKFSSHRERAFSGSWWLWLLLTGVNLAGALGVKFVGLFVILLVGMNTVWDLWNLLGDINLSLVLFGKHLLARVFCLILLPASLYISFFAIHFLVLNKSGPGDGFFSSAFQSRLIGNNLHNASMPEYLAYGSTITMKNVRIAGGYLHSHWHLYPEGVGARQQQITSYSHKDFNNLWFVRNQDFKTENPTDPVEFVKHGDIIRLEHKETSRNLHSHLHEAPLTKKHFQVTGYGINGTGDPNDFWQIEVCGGKSGDLVKVLRSKVRLIHLSTGCVLYSSGKTLPKWGWEQVEVSCSPYLKDTPNSQWNFEDHVNAKLPNISLEVLKPSFPEILLESHIVMIRGNSGLKPKDNEVSSKPWHWPINYQGLRFSGVNETEYRIYLLGNPVIWWLNLFSIALYVVMVTIAATSIQRGIQLSQKARERCRVLMEGGREMMLGWLLHYLPFFTMGRILYYHHYFPALLFSSMLTGITWDTMLQSWDLFVSPPVTQRIYSGGVAVLIILFLYSFYLFHPLSYGMVGPPAHDPSSPMAGLKWMESWEF, from the exons ATGGCTGAAGTTACTTGCTCATTTGTATTCACCAACGCTCAACGATTGTTTATACGACTCTTTCCTGTATTTCTCCACTGTGACGTTTGCTATCTTTTCGTAGGTTTGTGGTTCACATACCG CTGGGATGAAACACACTTTGGTAAAATGGGAAGCTATTACATCAACCAGACCTTTTTCTTTGATGTTCACCCACCACTTGGAAAG ATGCTGATTGGTTTGGCTGGATACCTGACTGGCTATGATGGCTCCTTCCCATTTGCCAAACCTGGAGACAAATTTGAAGAGCACAACTATGCTGGAATGAGAGCG TTTTGTGCCCTCCTTGGTTCATGTCTGCCCCCATTCGCTTACCTCACTGTGCTGGAGTTATCCAAGTCGCTCCCTGCTGCCCTGATTACTGCATCCCTTCTGATTTTCG ATACTGGCTGCATCACAATCTCACAGTATATCTTGTTGGACCCCATCTTGATGTTTTTTATATTGGGGTCCGTGTTGAGCATGGTAAAGTTCAGCTCTCATCGAGAAAG GGCTTTCTCAGGATCTTGGTGGCTGTGGCTGCTCCTCACAGGGGTGAATCTGGCTGGGGCTCTGGGAGTGAAGTTTGTGGGGCTCTTTGTGATCCTGCTGGTGGGAATGAATACAGTTTGGGATCTCTGGAATTTGCTGGGAGATATAAACCTCTCGCTG GTTCTGTTTGGAAAGCACTTGCTGGCTCGAGTGTTTTGCCTGATCCTGCTGCCCGCCTCCTTGTACATATCATTCTTTGCGAtccattttctagttttaaacaaaag CGGTCCCGGTGACGGCTTCTTCAGCTCTGCATTCCAGTCTCGACTGATTGGGAACAACTTGCACAATGCCTCCATGCCAGAGT ACCTGGCATATGGATCGACTATCACAATGAAAAACGTGCGGATTGCTGGCGGGTACCTCCATTCCCACTGGCATCTGTACCCGGAGGGGGTCGGCGCTCGGCAACAACAG aTCACTTCCTATTCACATAAGGACTTCAATAATTTGTGGTTTGTAAGGAATCAGGACTTTAAAACAG AAAACCCTACCGACCCAGTGGAATTTGTCAAACACGGGGACATCATCAGACTTGAGCACAAAGA AACATCACGTAACCTGCACAGCCACCTGCATGAAGCCCCATTAACAAAGAAACACTTTCAGGTTACAGGATATGGAATT AACGGCACAGGAGACCCGAATGATTTCTGGCAGATCGAGGTGTGTGGTGGGAAGTCCGGAGATCTGGTCAAAGTGCTGAGGAGTAAAGTCCGTCTCATTCACTTGTCCACCGGCTGTGTCCTCTACTCCTCTGGAAAAACTCTGCCAAAGTG GGGCTGGGAACAGGTGGAAGTCTCTTGCAGTCCCTACCTGAAGGACACACCCAACTCCCAGTGGAACTTTGAGGATCACGTCAATGCTAAAT TGCCGAATATTAGCCTTGAGGTGCTCAAGCCCTCATTCCCAGAGATCCTCCTCGAGTCCCACATTGTAATGATCAGG GGTAACAGCGGTCTGAAACCTAAAGATAATGAAGTCAGTTCTAAACCCTGGCACTGGCCAATAAACTACCAG GGCCTGCGGTTCTCGGGTGTGAATGAGACAGAATATCGAATTTATCTCCTGGGAAACCCT GTGATCTGGTGGTTAAATCTGTTCAGCATTGCCCTCTATGTGGTTATGGTTACCATAGCAGCAACGTCTATACAGAGAGGGATTCAACTGAGCCAGAAAGCCAGAG AGCGATGCAGGGTGCTGATGGAAGGAGGAAGGGAGATGATGCTGGGGTGGCTACTTCATTACCTTCCCTTTTTCACTATGGGCCGCATCCTGTACTATCATCATTACTTTCctgctttgcttttcagcagTATGCTAACAG GGATAACTTGGGACACCATGCTGCAGAGTTGGGACTTGTTTGTTAGTCCTCCTGTCACGCAAAGAATATACAGTGGAGGAGTGGCTGTGCTGATCATACTGTTCTTGTACAG CTTCTACTTGTTCCATCCTCTCTCCTATGGCATGGTCGGACCACCTGCTCACGACCCCAGCAGTCCCATGGCAGGACTCAAGTGGATGGAATCGTGGGAGTTCTAA
- the LOC117417315 gene encoding maleylacetoacetate isomerase-like isoform X2, translating to MRAALKPVLYSYFRSSCSWRVRIAFALKGIEYEQEAVNLIKDGGQQQSEKYKALNPMQQVPALCIDGITISQSLAIIQYLEDTRPGPHLLPQDPKMRAQVRMICDHIASGIQPLQNLSVLQKIGAEKVEWAQHFIVRGFQALEVILLQTAGRYCVGDEISMADICLVPQVYNAERFKVDLTPFPTIKRLNETLIVMEAFQASHPSRQPDTPADLQV from the exons ATGCGTGCAGCTTTAAAG CCTGTTCTGTATAGTTATTTCAGGAGCTCCTGTTCCTGGCGAGTTCGAATCG CTTTTGCACTGAAGGGTATAGAATATGAGCAAGAAGCAGTTAATCTTATAAAGGACGGAGGGCAACAG CAATCAGAGAAGTACAAGGCATTGAACCCTATGCAACAGGTGCCAGCACTCTGCATCGATGGAATCACAATCTCCCAGTCG CTGGCGATAATTCAGTATCTTGAAGACACCAGACCCGGCCCACATCTTCTACCTCAGGACCCGAAGATGagagcccaggtgcggatgatttGTGATCACATCGCCTCTGGTATTCAGCCACTACAG AACCTCTCTGTATTACAAAAAATAGGTGCGGAAAAGGTGGAGTGGGCACAACATTTCATTGTCCGCGGATTTCAAG CTCTTGAGGTCATCCTTCTGCAGACAGCGGGGCGGTACTGTGTTGGTGATGAG atttcaatGGCAGACATTTGTTTGGTTCCACAGGTTTATAACGCTGAGAG GTTTAAGGTTGACCTGACACCTTTCCCAACTATAAAGAGATTAAACGAGACCCTGATCGTGATGGAAGCGTTTCAAGCAAGTCACCCCTCACGCCAGCCTGACACCCCAGCAGACCTTCAAGTGTGA
- the LOC117417315 gene encoding maleylacetoacetate isomerase-like isoform X1 — MAAPDKPVLYSYFRSSCSWRVRIAFALKGIEYEQEAVNLIKDGGQQQSEKYKALNPMQQVPALCIDGITISQSLAIIQYLEDTRPGPHLLPQDPKMRAQVRMICDHIASGIQPLQNLSVLQKIGAEKVEWAQHFIVRGFQALEVILLQTAGRYCVGDEISMADICLVPQVYNAERFKVDLTPFPTIKRLNETLIVMEAFQASHPSRQPDTPADLQV, encoded by the exons ATGGCAGCTCCAGACAAG CCTGTTCTGTATAGTTATTTCAGGAGCTCCTGTTCCTGGCGAGTTCGAATCG CTTTTGCACTGAAGGGTATAGAATATGAGCAAGAAGCAGTTAATCTTATAAAGGACGGAGGGCAACAG CAATCAGAGAAGTACAAGGCATTGAACCCTATGCAACAGGTGCCAGCACTCTGCATCGATGGAATCACAATCTCCCAGTCG CTGGCGATAATTCAGTATCTTGAAGACACCAGACCCGGCCCACATCTTCTACCTCAGGACCCGAAGATGagagcccaggtgcggatgatttGTGATCACATCGCCTCTGGTATTCAGCCACTACAG AACCTCTCTGTATTACAAAAAATAGGTGCGGAAAAGGTGGAGTGGGCACAACATTTCATTGTCCGCGGATTTCAAG CTCTTGAGGTCATCCTTCTGCAGACAGCGGGGCGGTACTGTGTTGGTGATGAG atttcaatGGCAGACATTTGTTTGGTTCCACAGGTTTATAACGCTGAGAG GTTTAAGGTTGACCTGACACCTTTCCCAACTATAAAGAGATTAAACGAGACCCTGATCGTGATGGAAGCGTTTCAAGCAAGTCACCCCTCACGCCAGCCTGACACCCCAGCAGACCTTCAAGTGTGA
- the LOC117417315 gene encoding maleylacetoacetate isomerase-like isoform X5, with protein MAAPDKPVLYSYFRSSCSWRVRIAFALKGIEYEQEAVNLIKDGGQQQSEKYKALNPMQQVPALCIDGITISQSLAIIQYLEDTRPGPHLLPQDPKMRAQVRMICDHIASGIQPLQNLSVLQKIGAEKVEWAQHFIVRGFQALEVILLQTAGRYCVGDEV; from the exons ATGGCAGCTCCAGACAAG CCTGTTCTGTATAGTTATTTCAGGAGCTCCTGTTCCTGGCGAGTTCGAATCG CTTTTGCACTGAAGGGTATAGAATATGAGCAAGAAGCAGTTAATCTTATAAAGGACGGAGGGCAACAG CAATCAGAGAAGTACAAGGCATTGAACCCTATGCAACAGGTGCCAGCACTCTGCATCGATGGAATCACAATCTCCCAGTCG CTGGCGATAATTCAGTATCTTGAAGACACCAGACCCGGCCCACATCTTCTACCTCAGGACCCGAAGATGagagcccaggtgcggatgatttGTGATCACATCGCCTCTGGTATTCAGCCACTACAG AACCTCTCTGTATTACAAAAAATAGGTGCGGAAAAGGTGGAGTGGGCACAACATTTCATTGTCCGCGGATTTCAAG CTCTTGAGGTCATCCTTCTGCAGACAGCGGGGCGGTACTGTGTTGGTGATGAG GTTTAA
- the LOC117417315 gene encoding maleylacetoacetate isomerase-like isoform X4, producing the protein MQQVPALCIDGITISQSLAIIQYLEDTRPGPHLLPQDPKMRAQVRMICDHIASGIQPLQNLSVLQKIGAEKVEWAQHFIVRGFQALEVILLQTAGRYCVGDEISMADICLVPQVYNAERFKVDLTPFPTIKRLNETLIVMEAFQASHPSRQPDTPADLQV; encoded by the exons ATGCAACAGGTGCCAGCACTCTGCATCGATGGAATCACAATCTCCCAGTCG CTGGCGATAATTCAGTATCTTGAAGACACCAGACCCGGCCCACATCTTCTACCTCAGGACCCGAAGATGagagcccaggtgcggatgatttGTGATCACATCGCCTCTGGTATTCAGCCACTACAG AACCTCTCTGTATTACAAAAAATAGGTGCGGAAAAGGTGGAGTGGGCACAACATTTCATTGTCCGCGGATTTCAAG CTCTTGAGGTCATCCTTCTGCAGACAGCGGGGCGGTACTGTGTTGGTGATGAG atttcaatGGCAGACATTTGTTTGGTTCCACAGGTTTATAACGCTGAGAG GTTTAAGGTTGACCTGACACCTTTCCCAACTATAAAGAGATTAAACGAGACCCTGATCGTGATGGAAGCGTTTCAAGCAAGTCACCCCTCACGCCAGCCTGACACCCCAGCAGACCTTCAAGTGTGA
- the LOC117417281 gene encoding protein O-mannosyl-transferase 2-like isoform X1, translated as MSVESRGCESEYDPKHGSSALRKRVTEREPHKGNVKVAENTETRGANNKHQNHSLNPRLKLQDIGGTEHVLGLKKCNPPASTTSAHQEWTVYSLILVSLLSLCTRFYKILEPPHICWDETHFGKMGSYYINQTFFFDVHPPLGKMLIGLAGYLTGYDGSFPFAKPGDKFEEHNYAGMRAFCALLGSCLPPFAYLTVLELSKSLPAALITASLLIFDTGCITISQYILLDPILMFFILGSVLSMVKFSSHRERAFSGSWWLWLLLTGVNLAGALGVKFVGLFVILLVGMNTVWDLWNLLGDINLSLVLFGKHLLARVFCLILLPASLYISFFAIHFLVLNKSGPGDGFFSSAFQSRLIGNNLHNASMPEYLAYGSTITMKNVRIAGGYLHSHWHLYPEGVGARQQQITSYSHKDFNNLWFVRNQDFKTENPTDPVEFVKHGDIIRLEHKETSRNLHSHLHEAPLTKKHFQVTGYGINGTGDPNDFWQIEVCGGKSGDLVKVLRSKVRLIHLSTGCVLYSSGKTLPKWGWEQVEVSCSPYLKDTPNSQWNFEDHVNAKLPNISLEVLKPSFPEILLESHIVMIRGNSGLKPKDNEVSSKPWHWPINYQGLRFSGVNETEYRIYLLGNPVIWWLNLFSIALYVVMVTIAATSIQRGIQLSQKARERCRVLMEGGREMMLGWLLHYLPFFTMGRILYYHHYFPALLFSSMLTGITWDTMLQSWDLFVSPPVTQRIYSGGVAVLIILFLYSFYLFHPLSYGMVGPPAHDPSSPMAGLKWMESWEF; from the exons ATGTCTGTAGAAAGCAGAGGTTGCGAATCAGAATACGACCCTAAACACGGTTCGAGTGCATTACGAAAAAGAGTGACTGAAAGAGAACCCCACAAAGGGAATGTGAAAGTTGCCGAAAACACTGAAACCCGGGGAGCAAACAATAAACACCAAAACCACTCCTTGAATCCCAGGTTAAAGTTGCAAGACATTGGAGGCACTGAACATGTGCTTGGCCTTAAGAAATGCAATCCCCCCGCTAGTACTACTAGCGCCCACCAAGAATGGACTGTTTACTCACTTATACTCGTGTCCTTGTTGTCCCTTTGTACAAGGTTTTATAAAATCCTAGAACCGCCTCATATTTG CTGGGATGAAACACACTTTGGTAAAATGGGAAGCTATTACATCAACCAGACCTTTTTCTTTGATGTTCACCCACCACTTGGAAAG ATGCTGATTGGTTTGGCTGGATACCTGACTGGCTATGATGGCTCCTTCCCATTTGCCAAACCTGGAGACAAATTTGAAGAGCACAACTATGCTGGAATGAGAGCG TTTTGTGCCCTCCTTGGTTCATGTCTGCCCCCATTCGCTTACCTCACTGTGCTGGAGTTATCCAAGTCGCTCCCTGCTGCCCTGATTACTGCATCCCTTCTGATTTTCG ATACTGGCTGCATCACAATCTCACAGTATATCTTGTTGGACCCCATCTTGATGTTTTTTATATTGGGGTCCGTGTTGAGCATGGTAAAGTTCAGCTCTCATCGAGAAAG GGCTTTCTCAGGATCTTGGTGGCTGTGGCTGCTCCTCACAGGGGTGAATCTGGCTGGGGCTCTGGGAGTGAAGTTTGTGGGGCTCTTTGTGATCCTGCTGGTGGGAATGAATACAGTTTGGGATCTCTGGAATTTGCTGGGAGATATAAACCTCTCGCTG GTTCTGTTTGGAAAGCACTTGCTGGCTCGAGTGTTTTGCCTGATCCTGCTGCCCGCCTCCTTGTACATATCATTCTTTGCGAtccattttctagttttaaacaaaag CGGTCCCGGTGACGGCTTCTTCAGCTCTGCATTCCAGTCTCGACTGATTGGGAACAACTTGCACAATGCCTCCATGCCAGAGT ACCTGGCATATGGATCGACTATCACAATGAAAAACGTGCGGATTGCTGGCGGGTACCTCCATTCCCACTGGCATCTGTACCCGGAGGGGGTCGGCGCTCGGCAACAACAG aTCACTTCCTATTCACATAAGGACTTCAATAATTTGTGGTTTGTAAGGAATCAGGACTTTAAAACAG AAAACCCTACCGACCCAGTGGAATTTGTCAAACACGGGGACATCATCAGACTTGAGCACAAAGA AACATCACGTAACCTGCACAGCCACCTGCATGAAGCCCCATTAACAAAGAAACACTTTCAGGTTACAGGATATGGAATT AACGGCACAGGAGACCCGAATGATTTCTGGCAGATCGAGGTGTGTGGTGGGAAGTCCGGAGATCTGGTCAAAGTGCTGAGGAGTAAAGTCCGTCTCATTCACTTGTCCACCGGCTGTGTCCTCTACTCCTCTGGAAAAACTCTGCCAAAGTG GGGCTGGGAACAGGTGGAAGTCTCTTGCAGTCCCTACCTGAAGGACACACCCAACTCCCAGTGGAACTTTGAGGATCACGTCAATGCTAAAT TGCCGAATATTAGCCTTGAGGTGCTCAAGCCCTCATTCCCAGAGATCCTCCTCGAGTCCCACATTGTAATGATCAGG GGTAACAGCGGTCTGAAACCTAAAGATAATGAAGTCAGTTCTAAACCCTGGCACTGGCCAATAAACTACCAG GGCCTGCGGTTCTCGGGTGTGAATGAGACAGAATATCGAATTTATCTCCTGGGAAACCCT GTGATCTGGTGGTTAAATCTGTTCAGCATTGCCCTCTATGTGGTTATGGTTACCATAGCAGCAACGTCTATACAGAGAGGGATTCAACTGAGCCAGAAAGCCAGAG AGCGATGCAGGGTGCTGATGGAAGGAGGAAGGGAGATGATGCTGGGGTGGCTACTTCATTACCTTCCCTTTTTCACTATGGGCCGCATCCTGTACTATCATCATTACTTTCctgctttgcttttcagcagTATGCTAACAG GGATAACTTGGGACACCATGCTGCAGAGTTGGGACTTGTTTGTTAGTCCTCCTGTCACGCAAAGAATATACAGTGGAGGAGTGGCTGTGCTGATCATACTGTTCTTGTACAG CTTCTACTTGTTCCATCCTCTCTCCTATGGCATGGTCGGACCACCTGCTCACGACCCCAGCAGTCCCATGGCAGGACTCAAGTGGATGGAATCGTGGGAGTTCTAA
- the LOC117417315 gene encoding maleylacetoacetate isomerase-like isoform X3: MCHSRQSVQHSSESMENHSLFCIVISGAPVPGEFESQSEKYKALNPMQQVPALCIDGITISQSLAIIQYLEDTRPGPHLLPQDPKMRAQVRMICDHIASGIQPLQNLSVLQKIGAEKVEWAQHFIVRGFQALEVILLQTAGRYCVGDEISMADICLVPQVYNAERFKVDLTPFPTIKRLNETLIVMEAFQASHPSRQPDTPADLQV, encoded by the exons ATGTGTCATAGCAGGCAAAGTGTACAGCATAgtagtgaaagcatggaaaaTCATAG CCTGTTCTGTATAGTTATTTCAGGAGCTCCTGTTCCTGGCGAGTTCGAATCG CAATCAGAGAAGTACAAGGCATTGAACCCTATGCAACAGGTGCCAGCACTCTGCATCGATGGAATCACAATCTCCCAGTCG CTGGCGATAATTCAGTATCTTGAAGACACCAGACCCGGCCCACATCTTCTACCTCAGGACCCGAAGATGagagcccaggtgcggatgatttGTGATCACATCGCCTCTGGTATTCAGCCACTACAG AACCTCTCTGTATTACAAAAAATAGGTGCGGAAAAGGTGGAGTGGGCACAACATTTCATTGTCCGCGGATTTCAAG CTCTTGAGGTCATCCTTCTGCAGACAGCGGGGCGGTACTGTGTTGGTGATGAG atttcaatGGCAGACATTTGTTTGGTTCCACAGGTTTATAACGCTGAGAG GTTTAAGGTTGACCTGACACCTTTCCCAACTATAAAGAGATTAAACGAGACCCTGATCGTGATGGAAGCGTTTCAAGCAAGTCACCCCTCACGCCAGCCTGACACCCCAGCAGACCTTCAAGTGTGA